The following are from one region of the Thermofilum sp. genome:
- a CDS encoding Gfo/Idh/MocA family oxidoreductase, with protein sequence MSVSVAVVGAGRWGVNHVRVLSELRGSRIEKVYVVDENPSRAREVAAKYQCDGWFTSISDLVGSGHKVDAAVVAVPTALHYSVAAAIVEKMDLLVEKPLAASPEEGLELVKRARKAGKLLMVGHIERFNPTVQEVKIRAEELGGPLSIEAKRLGPGPAKSYTLNLGVAHDLLVHDVDVANFIIGAPPTRVYAITARQEDYPYEVEVQALYEYQEGVTAFLVASWRSEPHYKHRSLTVRTPSALIRADYILRRVVIDNGLLKRPLTYTETSYHSESSLLEISYLQPEPLKLELLNFIDSITGRSKPAVTGVDGYVALKCIVKAVEASVKRHPVEIEWSEISSLY encoded by the coding sequence ATGAGTGTAAGCGTAGCAGTCGTAGGTGCGGGACGGTGGGGCGTTAACCACGTTCGAGTGCTCTCGGAGCTTCGAGGATCTAGAATAGAGAAAGTTTACGTGGTGGACGAAAACCCCTCTAGAGCCAGAGAGGTAGCGGCAAAGTACCAGTGCGATGGCTGGTTTACGAGCATCTCGGATCTCGTGGGATCAGGCCACAAGGTGGATGCAGCCGTAGTTGCGGTCCCCACTGCCCTGCACTACAGCGTGGCCGCGGCAATTGTTGAAAAGATGGACCTCCTGGTGGAAAAGCCCCTTGCCGCAAGCCCGGAGGAGGGATTGGAGCTCGTCAAGCGGGCCCGGAAAGCTGGAAAACTGCTCATGGTGGGGCACATCGAGCGCTTTAACCCCACAGTCCAAGAGGTAAAAATCAGAGCCGAAGAGCTTGGCGGGCCCCTCTCGATAGAGGCTAAGAGGCTCGGACCAGGTCCCGCTAAAAGCTATACTCTGAACTTGGGTGTTGCACACGACCTCCTCGTGCACGACGTAGATGTCGCAAATTTCATCATTGGCGCGCCCCCCACCAGAGTGTACGCTATCACCGCTAGGCAGGAGGACTACCCATACGAGGTGGAAGTGCAGGCGCTGTACGAATACCAGGAAGGCGTTACAGCGTTCCTCGTTGCCAGCTGGAGAAGTGAGCCCCACTACAAGCACAGAAGTCTGACTGTCCGCACCCCCTCCGCCCTCATAAGAGCTGACTACATCCTGAGGAGAGTGGTTATCGACAACGGCCTTCTGAAGAGACCACTCACCTACACCGAGACAAGCTACCACTCCGAGAGCAGCCTGCTTGAGATCTCATACCTCCAGCCCGAGCCCCTCAAGCTAGAACTTCTGAATTTCATAGACTCGATAACCGGGCGTTCAAAACCCGCGGTGACCGGCGTCGACGGCTACGTCGCGCTCAAGTGCATCGTAAAGGCGGTGGAAGCCTCGGTTAAGCGGCACCCAGTAGAGATCGAATGGAGCGAAATCAGCTCCCTCTACTGA
- a CDS encoding DUF357 domain-containing protein → MEQTCEEKVRKYLRAVKQVLSELVGVTGNAAEIVDLASRYASDAEWYLSRNDCLTALACISYAEGLLDALRLEGKVSFSWPSQVRRTKVLVGGVFDILHPGHVEFLAEAASLGEVYVVVARDETVKQSKGRYPVLSEEERLKLVRSLKPVHEAFLGEYPPNYHQVLLRVKPDIILLGYDQAWLKEVIESAAARLGLKTSVKIGSKLEGYSSTLLKEKIIKGILSNT, encoded by the coding sequence TTGGAACAAACATGTGAAGAAAAGGTTAGAAAGTACCTTCGAGCCGTGAAGCAGGTCTTATCTGAGCTGGTAGGGGTTACCGGCAACGCTGCAGAAATCGTCGATCTAGCATCGCGTTATGCATCTGATGCCGAGTGGTATCTCTCAAGAAACGACTGCTTGACTGCACTGGCGTGCATTTCCTACGCAGAGGGTCTTCTGGACGCTCTGCGGCTTGAGGGAAAGGTTAGCTTCAGCTGGCCGAGTCAGGTCAGGAGAACGAAGGTGCTGGTAGGAGGGGTGTTCGATATTCTGCATCCAGGCCATGTGGAGTTTCTCGCTGAGGCAGCGAGCCTGGGCGAAGTTTACGTCGTCGTAGCTAGAGATGAAACTGTTAAACAGAGTAAGGGTCGCTACCCAGTCCTATCGGAGGAGGAAAGGTTGAAGCTGGTAAGAAGCTTAAAGCCCGTCCACGAAGCATTCCTCGGCGAGTACCCACCTAACTACCATCAAGTGCTTCTGCGAGTCAAGCCGGACATAATTCTCCTTGGGTACGACCAGGCTTGGTTGAAGGAGGTTATCGAAAGCGCTGCTGCGAGGCTGGGCCTAAAGACCTCGGTAAAAATTGGTAGCAAGCTTGAAGGTTACTCTTCAACGTTGTTAAAGGAAAAGATCATTAAGGGTATATTATCTAACACTTAA
- the map gene encoding type II methionyl aminopeptidase, whose protein sequence is MSSAHEYAVAGRIAREALELAVNLVEENALLLDLAERVEGLIISRGARPAFPVNISINNVAAHYSPGIDDSSRIPPGALVKVDIGVHVNGYIVDAAVTVPLDKRWTLLAEAAREALRAALTVMKHNTPVNSVAKAVAETIEERGFKPVKNLTGHMVDRYVLHAGKTLPNVPDAEYLRTRVLAGEVYAVEPFATTGRGYVVNQGASHIYRVVSVKKMKEDATASEYLEVLWREFRGLPFSERWLPKLGITLKDLEKLVKARRIHHYPRLVEASGGFVSQFEDTALVLENSCVPLAGVLEIENNPKN, encoded by the coding sequence GTGAGCTCTGCTCACGAGTACGCGGTAGCGGGAAGGATAGCCCGAGAGGCGCTAGAGCTTGCAGTAAACCTCGTTGAAGAAAATGCTCTACTTCTCGATCTAGCCGAGAGGGTGGAGGGTCTCATAATCTCTAGGGGGGCTCGCCCAGCCTTCCCGGTTAACATATCGATTAACAACGTTGCGGCGCACTACTCACCGGGTATCGATGACTCTTCCCGAATACCGCCGGGCGCACTGGTGAAGGTGGATATCGGTGTGCACGTAAACGGGTACATAGTAGACGCTGCAGTAACAGTGCCTTTAGACAAACGGTGGACCCTCTTGGCAGAGGCTGCTCGGGAAGCACTCAGGGCCGCTCTTACAGTAATGAAGCACAACACCCCGGTTAACAGTGTTGCAAAAGCGGTCGCAGAGACAATTGAAGAAAGGGGTTTCAAGCCCGTGAAGAACCTTACTGGGCACATGGTAGATAGGTACGTACTCCACGCTGGCAAAACACTACCCAACGTTCCTGACGCCGAGTACCTAAGAACTAGAGTCCTTGCTGGTGAAGTGTACGCGGTAGAGCCTTTCGCCACCACGGGGAGAGGCTACGTGGTGAACCAAGGAGCCAGCCACATCTACCGCGTAGTCTCTGTGAAGAAGATGAAAGAGGATGCCACGGCTAGCGAATACCTAGAAGTACTATGGAGAGAATTCAGAGGCTTACCCTTCTCCGAGAGATGGCTCCCGAAGCTGGGCATCACCCTCAAGGACCTCGAAAAGCTGGTAAAAGCTCGTAGAATCCACCACTACCCACGTTTAGTCGAAGCCTCGGGCGGCTTCGTCTCCCAGTTCGAAGATACAGCTCTAGTCCTCGAAAACAGCTGTGTACCTCTCGCTGGAGTACTCGAGATAGAAAATAACCCTAAAAATTAA
- the dph5 gene encoding diphthine synthase yields MLVIAGIGLYGLRDLPLGVIEIARGADRIYLEQYTSLAPGFSLEALEELFGKHVEEVARQDLEEQSGRELLEQARKSTVLLLTFGHPLIATTHTSLVVEARKAGIPVKILPAPSVFDGVICSTGLHVYRFGRPVTLVFPERGRKIYPYTTYAVIRDNLRRGLHTLLLLEIRRQEGVYMDVATAAALLLELEEVFHEHVISEDTLAIGVARATAPDEVVKVGELRELAGEDFGPPPHSVVIPGVLHDSEIEFLSSVHGAPVEVMINWNKHVKKRLESTFEP; encoded by the coding sequence ATGCTCGTAATAGCCGGTATAGGGCTCTACGGCTTGAGAGACCTACCTCTGGGAGTCATCGAGATCGCTAGAGGAGCTGACCGGATATACCTCGAGCAGTACACCAGCCTGGCGCCGGGGTTCAGTCTTGAGGCTCTAGAGGAGCTTTTCGGAAAGCATGTAGAGGAGGTCGCTCGCCAGGATTTGGAAGAGCAGTCCGGCAGGGAACTGCTCGAGCAAGCACGGAAAAGCACCGTTCTACTCTTAACATTCGGGCACCCCCTCATAGCAACTACGCACACCTCTCTCGTAGTTGAAGCTCGAAAGGCTGGTATACCTGTGAAAATTCTACCCGCCCCTTCGGTTTTCGACGGGGTTATCTGCTCAACAGGGTTGCACGTTTACAGGTTCGGCAGACCGGTCACGCTGGTGTTTCCTGAAAGAGGAAGGAAGATCTACCCTTACACTACCTATGCTGTGATAAGGGATAACCTCAGGAGAGGATTGCACACACTCCTTCTCCTCGAGATCCGGAGGCAGGAGGGTGTGTACATGGATGTTGCTACAGCTGCCGCTCTACTGCTCGAGCTTGAAGAAGTTTTTCACGAGCATGTTATCTCAGAGGATACACTCGCAATAGGTGTCGCCAGGGCTACGGCTCCCGATGAAGTGGTGAAGGTTGGAGAGCTGCGGGAGTTAGCTGGAGAAGATTTTGGTCCTCCTCCACACTCCGTTGTTATTCCTGGAGTATTACACGATTCAGAAATAGAGTTCCTAAGCAGCGTTCACGGAGCTCCGGTCGAGGTGATGATCAATTGGAACAAACATGTGAAGAAAAGGTTAGAAAGTACCTTCGAGCCGTGA
- a CDS encoding helicase C-terminal domain-containing protein yields MRNIAELFPVKPRPGQVEAAETLAGLLESGGAVVFTAPPGFGKTLTVLVALKAGFLPAAWRVRALALARHIAEEAALLDLRSEVLPGREKVCPYALELGSDVHEWCRVRRDQCGYFTARSCPYFFHPSADVYVFNYFRRAPPRIIDVWDEAHNLLVPREVCVNTEVFIEAAGELRSSGSNELAKWLRSFLPFLERGEGEVPVDDNQVSSLHVAYLRLLERGGRRTALGRLYRVLRAQSVYVEGGYLCGASVAIPRRRPALFISATLPYPDLLGGKVVEVPWSRKYRAIITEGLTTRFDEFGEKEVKEYGKLLWDLRKKYEKVLVFATERVAKSLSKFTDLYEPPEIPEWKGVLLLHTRGKFAEGVDIRADVVVMAGAPFPPPWVTSRLRRTLSKMGFSGADRIAEASMLSTTLQCVGRATRRPEDDPLVILADERYKRYEEELSKYFIF; encoded by the coding sequence ATGCGCAATATCGCCGAGCTCTTCCCCGTCAAGCCTCGACCAGGGCAGGTCGAGGCCGCGGAAACTCTCGCAGGTCTCCTAGAAAGCGGCGGCGCAGTGGTCTTCACAGCACCGCCAGGCTTCGGGAAGACGCTCACCGTGCTGGTAGCTCTGAAGGCAGGGTTTCTCCCCGCTGCGTGGCGAGTGAGAGCTTTAGCTCTCGCCCGCCATATCGCCGAGGAGGCGGCGCTGCTCGACTTGCGCTCAGAGGTCCTCCCAGGTAGGGAGAAAGTCTGCCCTTATGCTTTAGAGCTTGGAAGTGACGTACACGAGTGGTGCAGGGTGAGGAGGGATCAGTGCGGCTACTTTACAGCGCGTTCTTGCCCGTACTTCTTCCACCCATCCGCGGACGTCTACGTCTTCAACTACTTCCGGCGCGCTCCACCCCGCATCATCGACGTATGGGATGAGGCTCACAACCTTCTGGTTCCGCGCGAAGTTTGCGTAAACACAGAAGTTTTTATCGAAGCTGCTGGGGAGCTGAGGTCCTCGGGAAGCAACGAGCTCGCGAAGTGGTTGAGAAGTTTTCTCCCCTTCCTCGAGAGAGGAGAAGGAGAGGTACCTGTAGACGACAACCAAGTCTCGTCGCTCCACGTAGCTTACTTGAGGCTTCTCGAGAGAGGGGGGAGGAGGACGGCGCTGGGAAGGCTCTACCGGGTTCTGAGGGCTCAGAGCGTTTACGTGGAGGGAGGATACCTGTGCGGAGCCAGCGTCGCGATCCCGCGGAGGCGGCCCGCTCTCTTCATCTCGGCTACCCTACCCTACCCCGACCTCCTGGGAGGGAAGGTCGTCGAGGTACCTTGGTCGAGAAAGTACAGGGCAATCATAACAGAAGGGCTGACAACTCGTTTCGACGAGTTCGGCGAGAAGGAAGTGAAGGAATACGGGAAGCTGCTGTGGGATCTGAGGAAGAAGTACGAGAAGGTGCTGGTCTTCGCTACGGAGAGGGTTGCAAAGAGTCTTTCGAAGTTCACCGACCTCTATGAGCCTCCGGAAATCCCCGAGTGGAAGGGGGTTCTCCTGCTCCACACGAGGGGGAAGTTCGCCGAAGGCGTCGATATCAGGGCGGACGTTGTGGTCATGGCGGGGGCCCCCTTTCCCCCGCCGTGGGTTACTAGCAGGCTTCGGCGAACCCTCTCGAAAATGGGGTTTAGTGGAGCTGATAGAATCGCCGAGGCATCGATGCTCTCCACCACCCTTCAGTGCGTCGGCCGCGCTACCAGGAGGCCCGAGGACGACCCACTGGTGATCCTTGCTGATGAACGTTACAAGAGGTATGAAGAGGAGTTAAGTAAGTATTTTATTTTTTAG
- a CDS encoding DUF87 domain-containing protein, with product MSLFRLLHRALTPRPLALSGDLAVFASPLSILPPREEVRGFFLGLDDIGREVYINPAALPSMHGIIVGTTGSGKSTLARHLVLEAIEQGIPAWVIDPHGERSYRRLFTIGIDLGEDKVNVFHAPGWQVSELAGELASYLEHVYGLRGARFHFRELLRRCFENLSLDELARYDHLPEVKRLREDLEKLHGEGGATIDSLAEKSMYFTFPKLFSREFKELASLILLLLLQGYRRTLGERHRLELMVILEEAHFLAPYLLDLYKEVRKFGYGVIAVTQLPRELDPLLYQLAGFVIALSGTESYVNDISLLFSLTPDERDHILYKVHGAALLVRQGDPRPRKVMLKPRREALAQE from the coding sequence ATGAGCCTCTTCCGGCTCCTTCACCGCGCGCTAACTCCGAGACCCCTGGCCCTGAGCGGGGACCTCGCCGTCTTTGCCTCCCCTCTCTCAATCCTCCCACCCCGGGAAGAAGTGCGGGGCTTCTTCCTCGGGCTGGACGACATAGGCAGGGAAGTCTACATCAACCCGGCGGCGCTGCCCAGCATGCACGGAATAATAGTAGGCACGACCGGCAGCGGTAAGAGCACGCTTGCACGACACCTAGTTCTCGAGGCAATAGAGCAGGGCATACCGGCCTGGGTTATCGACCCTCACGGCGAGCGGAGCTACAGAAGGCTTTTCACCATCGGGATCGACCTAGGCGAAGACAAGGTGAACGTTTTCCACGCACCGGGGTGGCAGGTGAGTGAGCTTGCCGGTGAGCTGGCGAGCTACTTAGAGCACGTCTACGGCTTGCGGGGCGCACGCTTCCACTTCAGGGAGCTGCTGCGCCGCTGCTTCGAGAACCTCTCCCTGGACGAGCTCGCGAGGTATGACCACTTACCGGAGGTGAAGAGGCTTCGGGAAGATCTGGAGAAGCTTCACGGCGAGGGGGGAGCGACTATAGATAGCCTAGCGGAGAAAAGCATGTACTTCACATTCCCAAAGCTCTTCAGCCGGGAGTTTAAAGAGCTGGCGAGCCTCATCCTCCTTCTTCTCCTTCAGGGTTACCGCAGAACTCTGGGAGAGAGGCACCGCCTCGAACTGATGGTAATTCTTGAGGAAGCCCATTTCCTTGCACCCTATCTTCTCGATCTTTACAAAGAGGTTCGGAAGTTCGGGTACGGTGTTATAGCCGTCACCCAGCTACCGCGGGAGCTGGACCCCCTCCTCTACCAGCTCGCAGGCTTCGTCATCGCACTAAGCGGGACTGAGAGCTACGTGAATGACATCTCCCTGCTGTTCTCGCTAACTCCAGACGAGCGGGACCACATACTCTACAAGGTTCACGGTGCCGCGCTGCTTGTTAGACAAGGCGATCCTCGCCCAAGGAAGGTTATGCTCAAACCCAGAAGGGAGGCACTCGCACAAGAATAG
- a CDS encoding endonuclease V: protein MHVVHLPEGFSIERARRAQQLIAQRVVESDQIDYPIRYAAGVDVSFKGQIAVGAAAVVEYPSLSLVEEKAALMRTTVPYVPTLLAFREMGPALMALKKLSHDYQVLFVDGNGRLHPYRAGFACQLGLAVGKPTIGVAKSLLIGEARWLDDVAEVSVGGEVLGYAVKLGSRPIYVSVGHKISLATALRLARAFTRPGARLPEPLLQAHKISVKMRKSIMC from the coding sequence GTGCACGTTGTGCACTTACCGGAAGGTTTCTCGATTGAGAGGGCTCGGCGCGCTCAGCAGCTGATTGCTCAACGCGTAGTAGAGTCAGATCAAATCGACTACCCCATCAGGTACGCAGCGGGGGTTGATGTCTCCTTCAAGGGGCAAATCGCAGTTGGTGCTGCAGCAGTCGTAGAGTACCCGAGCTTAAGCCTAGTCGAGGAGAAAGCCGCGCTCATGCGCACCACGGTTCCATACGTGCCCACGCTGCTCGCTTTCAGAGAGATGGGGCCTGCGCTTATGGCTCTGAAGAAACTTTCGCATGATTACCAGGTACTCTTTGTCGATGGTAATGGGCGTTTGCACCCCTACAGGGCGGGCTTCGCTTGCCAGCTGGGTTTAGCCGTAGGTAAACCCACTATAGGTGTTGCGAAGAGCTTGCTAATCGGTGAGGCGCGGTGGCTAGACGACGTAGCAGAAGTCTCGGTGGGCGGAGAGGTTCTCGGCTACGCGGTTAAACTCGGGTCGCGGCCGATTTACGTGAGCGTAGGTCATAAAATATCTCTAGCGACCGCTTTAAGGCTGGCTCGAGCGTTTACGCGTCCCGGAGCAAGGCTACCCGAGCCTCTTCTACAGGCTCATAAGATAAGTGTTAAAATGAGAAAATCTATAATGTGTTAA
- a CDS encoding AAA family ATPase, with translation MCLVSGSKGGTGKSVLSAALSYTLAQRFGPTLLVDLGGGDSSLIALGAVPAQPSLDDVLKGKADPQSLFRESNLTSGLLVAPSRSPLTDGFHPEKLEEVLRVAKTKADYVVLDFPAYTHGPLDYLLERADDILMVATPTRLALERLRSWMETRAASLDTAKLTGILNMYVTTMGSWKRALLSMVEKAEVVYFDVALWFTHTRNIAEAMICCEKPTREKVTELAAKLSS, from the coding sequence GTGTGCTTGGTCAGCGGTAGCAAGGGGGGTACGGGTAAGAGTGTTCTATCGGCTGCGCTGTCTTATACGCTGGCGCAGCGCTTTGGCCCAACGCTTCTCGTAGACCTTGGCGGCGGCGACAGCAGCTTGATTGCGCTCGGAGCTGTCCCCGCTCAGCCTAGCTTGGACGACGTCCTTAAAGGGAAAGCTGATCCACAGAGCCTTTTCCGCGAAAGCAACCTTACCTCCGGGCTCCTCGTAGCGCCGAGCCGCAGCCCGCTGACCGACGGTTTTCACCCCGAGAAGCTCGAGGAGGTTCTGCGGGTGGCGAAGACGAAGGCGGATTACGTGGTCCTGGATTTCCCCGCTTACACGCACGGACCTCTCGACTACCTGCTGGAGCGAGCCGACGACATCCTCATGGTCGCGACACCTACCCGCTTGGCGCTTGAGCGCCTGAGAAGCTGGATGGAAACTAGAGCTGCAAGCCTCGACACCGCGAAGCTGACGGGGATCCTCAACATGTACGTCACCACGATGGGAAGCTGGAAGAGAGCCCTGCTGAGCATGGTTGAGAAAGCAGAAGTCGTTTACTTCGACGTGGCGCTATGGTTCACGCACACGCGCAACATCGCCGAAGCTATGATCTGCTGCGAGAAACCCACCCGGGAGAAAGTGACGGAACTCGCAGCGAAGCTGAGCAGCTAG